The Gemmatimonas phototrophica region TGCGATACAGCCCCGCCTTACGCTGGATGTACGCCGTGCTGGCGTTGTAGCGAGCGCCCTGCTCGATGCTCACCACCACCGTACGTGGGTTCTTGCGATACACCGCAATACCAATGCGGCCGTACTCTCCGGTGGGCAGCCCGCCGCCCACGATCTTGCCCCACGTATTGCCGCCGTCAGTGCTCTTCCAGAGGGCGCTGCCGGGCCCGCCGCCATCAAAGCCGTACGCACTGCGACGGCGCTGATAGGTGGCCGCGTACAGCACGTTGGGGTCGTTCCAATCAATGGCCACATCGGTGGCACCGGTGTTTTCGTCGGTCTTGAGTACCTGCGTCCAGGTGCGGCCACCGTCGGTGGTTTTGAAGAGACCACGTTCACCACCCGCGCCCCAGACACTGCCCTGCGCGGCCACCCAGGCCGTGTTGGGATCGGTGGGGTGCAGCTGAATGCGCCCGATGTGCATGCTCGTGCGCAGCCCCATGTTCACCCACGTTTTGCCGGCGTCGGTGCTTTTGTACACGCCGTCGCCCCACCCCACACTCTGACGGCTGGCGCGTTCGCCGGTACCCACCCAGATGATTTGCGGGTTGGGCTGGAACACGGCCACATCGCCAATGGAGTGCACCGGCGCGTCGAAGATGGACGTCCAATTGATGCCGTTGTCGGTGGTGCGCCAGAGGCCGCCCGTGGCTCCGGCCACGTACATGGTGTACGGGTTGGACTCCACGACGTCCATATCCACTACTCGGCCACTCATGGACGCGGGACCAATGGAACGCAGCCGCAGACCGTTCAGATCATCGGCACGAAAGGGGGCCTGCGCGGAAACTATCGGCGCGGCACAAGTCAGCCACAGGGCAGCCGTGGCGACGGATCGGGAAAGCGGGTGGGTCAGCATGAGCCGAATATGCTGCGTAAGTTTCATGGTTGCTGGTTGTTTCCCACCTCGTCTCTGCCTGCCGTGACTTTTTCTTTCCGCTTTGGCCAATCTGGGGCCGCGCTCCCGAGCGCCCTGCTCGCGCTGGCCACCTTGTCCGGCCCGCTGGCGCCGCCCGCCGCCGCCCAGAACCGCCCGCCAGGGGCCAAGTCGGTCCCGTCCCGCCCGGCGCCACGCACCGTGTGGCAGGACGAAGGGCCCCGCACCTGGGCGCCCCGTCCCACCAGCGACGCAATCACGGCGAACGACCTGCGCACCCGTCTCTATGGGTTCGCCGACGATTCCATGATGGGGCGTCGCATTGGCGAGCCGGGCAATTACAAGGGCACCGAATACATCGCCCGCGAATTCAAGCGGCTGGGGCTCAAGCCGGCCGGCGACAGCGGGTCGTTCTTTCAGACCCTGCCCTTCGGTCCCATTGGCTTTGACAGCAGTGCTGCCACCCTGTCGGTGGGCGGACGCGCACTGGCTTCCCGGAAGGACTGGGTGCCCACGGTGCCCAGCGTCCTCAACGGGGTAGGAGGCACTGTCGAGCTCAACGGCGTGCCCGCCGTTTACGCCGGCCAGTGGGGCGACTCCACCGTCATGCTCGACCCCAACGCCTTCCGGGGCAAGGTGCTGGTGTTTTCGGCGGCGCCGTCGGCCGGCCGAGTGGCCGCCAGCACCGGGGCGCCGGTGAGTTTCGTGAGCTGCACCGATGTGCCCGACAAGTTTGGCGCCAACGCGGCCATTGCCGAGGAAGCGCGCCAGCGGGCCAACCCCACGGCGCCTCCGGCACGCCGCCCGGTGCTCACGTCGCAGCGCGACCCGCGGGTGGCCGCCACCGGTGCCGCCGCGGTGCTGGTGATTGGCCTTGATGACATGTCGTCGCAGCAGGTGAACGCCTCGTTTGCGCAGCCCATGGGCATGCGCCCCGCCCAGCCGCTCAACGCCAACGCGCCGGGTGCTGCCACCATTTCGCGTGCTGCCGCTGAGCAGATCTTTGGCAAGGCGGCCGCCGCGCTGCGCGTGGGAGATACCGGCGCGCCCATTTCCGCCTCCTTCCGTCACCAGTGGCGCATGTCGTCTTCGCCAGCACGCAATGTGGTCGCGATGCTGCCGGGCAGTGACCCTACGCTGGCCAGCGAATATGTGCTGGTGGGTGCTCACAACGACCACGTGGGCGTAAACCCGGTGGTGGTGGATCACGACTCGGTGCGCGCCTACAACATGGTGGTACGTCGGCAGGGCTCCAACGATCCGGTGTGCACCCCCACCGCCGAGCAGCAGCGCAAGATTGACTCGCTCATTGCGGTGGCACGCAAAGTTCGCGCGCCGCGCCGCGACAGCATCATGAACGGCGCCGACGACGACGGCTCGGGCACGGTGGTGATGCTCGAAATTGCCGAACGCTTTGCCAAGCAGAAGCCGGCCCGCTCCATTCTGTTCATCTCGCACCAGGGCGAAGAAGGCGGGCTGCTGGGCTCCCGCTGGTTCACCGACCATCCCACGGTGCCGCTCACGCAGATTGTCGCGGCGCACAACATGGACATGGTGGGCAAGGGGCGCGACTGGCAGGTGAAGTACGGCGGCCCCAACTCCGTACAGATGCTGGGCGCGCGGCGCCTGTCGCGCGAGTTTGGCGACATCATTGACTCGGTGAACGCCAACAGCGCCGAGCCCATGGCGATTGACAAGAGCTGGGATGTGCCGGCCAATCCGCTCAATCGCTTCTGCCGCAGCGATCAGGTGAACTACGTGCGCAAGGATATCCCGGTGGTGTACATGTCGCTGGGCTACGCGGTGGACTATCACCAGCAGACCGATGAACCGCAGTACATCGACTACGATCACGCGGCGCGTCTGGGGCGGTTTGTGCATTCAGTCATGACGGCGGTGGCCAACCGGCCCACGAAACCAGCCATTGCCGGTCCGGACCCCACCATGCCGACCTGCAACCGGTAGTTCTCCGAGGCGTACGCTCGCCGGCACGACGGGCTGGCTGTCCCCCCCCCCGACACTGAACCCCCGACCCGGCCAACGCGCGGGGTCGGGGGTTTGGCATTACGTTTTGCGGGTGACGACGCCTCCTTTCACGCCCCCCCCTGTTGCGCGGCATGGTGTAGGCACACGCCTGCGCCGGGTGGCGATGGCCGTTGCGCTCGTGTTTCTCGCAATCGCGGTCGCCCGCGCCCGCGAACGCATGCTCGCCGAACAGAAACGCCTTGGGGAACGGGCGCAGGACAACGCGGCCACCGCGGCCCGATCGCTGGATGCGGTTGCGCTGCAGGCGCATATCCTGCTGGAGTCGGTGACGTCGCTCGTCGATCCGTCGGCCGCTCCTGAGCGCAACGACGACGTGCTGCAGTCAGTATTTCGTCGGGTGCCCACCAGATTCTCCAACTTGTATCTGGTAGATACCCTCGGGAGCAACATCGGCGCGGGGCTGCTCCCGGCCGGTGGGCGTGGTGCGATCAATCTGTGGAAACGGCAATACTTCCAGTCGGCGCTCCGGAGTGGCGCGTTCACTGTCGGTATGCCCGTGAAATCCATGACCATTGCCGGAGCACCGTGGGTGCTTCCCTTCATTCTTCCCATGAAGGATGCCCGGAGTGGACGCACGATCGCCCTCGCCGGCGCGTCCGTGGTCCTGGATTCACTGGATGCCGTGCGTGCCACCCGCCGGTTGCCCACGGGCTCGGTGTTGACCGTGCTCGACTCGACGGGCGACGTGGTCATTCGTACGCTCGACGCTGATCAGTGGATTGGACGTCAGTTTCCGAATTACCCGGCTCGCTCCGGTCGTGTGGAACCGCTGGGCAGCGATACGATCGTGCCCAGCGACATCGATCGCATCGATCGGTTATTCGGCACCGAACGGATGCGTGTGGCGAACTGGCAAGTGTATGTCGGGATTCCCGTCACCGAAGTCTTTGGCCCGTCGCGGCGGCAATTCACGCAAGACCTCCTGCTCGGCCTGATCATCGCCGTCGGAATTGTGGGCATTGGCTACTGGCTGACGGAGCGCTTTGTGGCACCCATTGCCTCGCTCACGCTGGATGCCCGCGCCATTTCCGATGGTGACATGACTCGTCGTTCGCTCATCGCCACGAGCGATGAAGTGGGTACCCTGGCGGGAGCCTTCAACCAGATGGCGGACGCCATCGTGGAGCGCAACGCGCAGCTGGCCGACTCGCAGGAACAGTTGCGTCAGGTGCAAAAGCTGGAGGCGCTGGGTGCGTTTGCCGGCGGCATTGCCCACGACTTCAACAATTACCTGTCGTCCATCATGGGACACGGGGAGCTGGCGCTTGAACAACTTGAGGCCAATGATCCCGCTCGACTGGAGGTCGCCAGTGTGCTGACGTCGGCCCAGCGGGCCGCCGATCTCACCAAACAGATTCTGATTTTCAGTCGCCGGCAAGTCGTGACCCCTGCACACCTGGATGTCAACGCCACACTGCGCACCATGCAGCGGCTGCTCGTCCGATTGCTGGGTGAGTCGATCACGCTGCGTTCTGAACTGGCCGCATCGCTTGGCAGCGTGTACATGGACCAGGGACAGCTGGAACAGGTCCTGGTGAATCTGGCCGTGAATGCGCGTGATGCGATGCACCACGGGGGACGGCTCACCATCCGCACGTCGCGCCGTGTGCTGCCGAATGGTCCTTTTGTGTGCATCGAGGTGGAAGATTCCGGCAGTGGCATCGCAGCGGAACTGCAACCGCGCATCTTCGAGCCCTTCTTCACCACGAAAGATCGGGCGCATGGGACCGGGCTCGGGCTCTCGATTGCGTACAGCATTGTGGGTAACGCGGGCGGTACGATAGCGGTGGACCCCGCCTGCACGACGGGCGCGCGTTTCATCATTCTGTTGCCAGAAGGAGAGCCCGTCGTCGCCCCCGCACTGACCGGCGCGCTCGACGTTCCCCAAGGCAACGCCGAGCGGATCCTGTTGGTGGACGATGACCCCGGGGTCTCGCTGGTCGCAGAGCGTCTGTTGCGACGCGGTGGATATCTGGTGGAAAGTGCGTCCGATGCATCACGCGCCTTGCAGCAGCTTGAGCAGGCCTCGTTTGATCTGCTCATCACCGATGTGGTAATGCCAGGCATGACGGGACCACAACTGGCCCGCGAAGCGGTGTCGCGTCATGGCGCGATGCGGGTGCTGTTCATCAGTGGCTATCCTGACGATGACCTCCTCGCGTACGAGATTGCCACCAGTCAGGCCGAGTTTCTGCCCAAGCCATTCTCCCGCGACAGCCTGTTGCGCAAGGTGCGCGAGATGCTTGACGTCCGTGATGGTTGACGAGCGGTTCGCATAAGGGGACAGCGCTCCCCCGTGCTGCCCAAACTGTGTGCGCCTCACGTCGTCGTCCGAGCTGCTGGGTATGCCGGCCAGCCGGCACTGGGCCCTGCTGGCCGACAATGCCGACGAAACGCTGTTGCGCACAGATCTGATTTTTGATCCGGGACACCAAATCAGTTGGCAGTATGTGCCGCGCTCGCAGTGTGCGCAGCTGTGACTCAATGGGCAGTACGATGGCGTGTACCAGCTCACCGAACACATTTGGGTGGAACGCAACCGGGTGAACATCCCCGAAACTCAAGGTGTGGGATACCACGGCCGTGATGGTCTCTGGCGGATACCTGCTGGAGGTGGATCAGCTTTTCGACGAAGACTTCTGCTGGGACACCCACCGCGCCGCCATGCCCGTGTGCGCCAAGAACCCCGAAACGTTGCGGCAGCCGGGGTGGGAGACACATCAGGCGCATATCACCGGGGACTTCCGGCAATTCGAAGACGCGCTGTAAGGCGCCGACGCCACGCCCGGGTGGCAGATCCGCGGTGCGCCGTGGTTTGCCCGACTGAAACAGGACCCCAACTTTGTGCAGCGCGAGAAATTGCGGTGGCAGCTGATCCGCAACGACGGCACGCTCAGCAGCTGGGTGTGGCCCAATCGCGTCGTGACCGGCTCAGACGACGGCGAAATGGCGGCTTTGCAGCAGTGGCTCACCCAGCGCACGGCGTGGCTGGATGACGCGCTCAAACCGTAGCGGCTAGCGGGTCCACTGTTCGCACCCGGTGGTGCGACGCGTATCGGAGAGCTCCAGAATCTGCCAGGCGCCACTGTCATTGCGTACCAGCAAAAAGTGATCGATGCCGCAATGGGAGAACTTTGGCCCGGCAAAGAACGCATAGTCCACCCATACGGAGGCCAGGTCACCGTCCACGCTGACGCGTTCGTTGCGGATCCGCTCGTCCCACACGTCGGCGTGCGGCGTGCCCACGGCCTTGGCAAAATTGTCGGCTCCCATCTCCACCGTGGTTCGGCGGGCGCCATTGCGCATGGTCACTGTGATCATGCGGACGCGGGGATCGAAGACCGACCGTACCATGCTGGAGTCGCCCTTGCGCATACCGTCAAACAGCGTCGTGACGACGGACATGATTGCCGCCGATTCCTCCGCCGCGCCGGAAGCCGCCTGCGCGCGGACCGTGACGGCGGGGAGCGCCGTGAGCAGGGCACTGGCGAGAAGCACTGGTGCGACACGCGCCAAACGGCGTGGAGACTGGCTGAACAGTGACATATCGATCCCGATAAGTGAGGTGAACGTGTATTTTGCGATCATGCGCTCTTTCTTGCCGATCCTGCCCCTGCTGATCGCCGCTCCGTGTGTCCTTGGCGCCCAATCGCTGAAGCCGGTGGGCACCATATCCGGGGGCAATGCCGTCGCACTGGAAACCCGCACCGTGAAGCGCGGTGCTACGGAAATTACGGCCACGCTGCGCACCACGTTTCTCAAGCCCGCCAAGGCGCCGGGCGGTGAGTGGTTCGGTTCGCGCACACTGGTCGCCGCCCGTTGTGCCAACGGCACCGTAGCGGTGCTGGAGAATCGCTACTATGGCGACGCGAAATTCCGCACGGTGGTAAACGAGCGCATCGTGAAAATCCCGGGGTATGCCGCGCCCGTCCCGGGCTCCGTGCCGGCGCTGGCGCTCAAGGAGCTGTGTCCCGCCAAGTAGTGTGGCGTCGGGCAGGACAGGCGCTCGCTAGGCCGTCACGGCCTGCATGAACGTCGTGAGTTTTCCGGCATCGAGCTGACCGTTGGTTCGTACGCCGCTGCAAAGATCCAGCCCGTAGGGGTGCACAGTGTCGATGGCGTGCCGGACGTTGAGCGCTGTGAGGCCGCCGGCGAGATACACCGGCGCAGCCACGGTGTCGCGAATACGTCGGCTCAACTGCCAGTCGTGCGTACGGCCGGTTCCGCCCAACTCCTTGACCGCCAACGCCGGATTGCCGGAATCGAGCAGCAGCGCGTCCACCGCCGGCGCACACTCCTGCGCGTACCCGACGGAGTCGTCGTCAACGACGTGAACCACCTGGACCAGGCGAACGCCAGGCAGCAGCCGACGCAGGTGGTGGTGGACCTCAACCGACACGTGATCCACCAGCTGCAGCGTAGTGGTGCTACAGCGGGCATGCTGCGCCGCAATTTCCGCGGGGGTCTGCAGGCTGGTCAGCAGGAAGGTTTCAATCCCTGCCGGGACCGCGCGAACAATGCGGCCAATCAACGCCTCGTCAATGACACCGGGGCCGCTCGGCATGTGCGAGACCAGTCCAAGGGCCGACGCGCCATGCATGATGGCCAACGCCGCTTCCGCCTCGGACATAATGCAGCAGATCTTGACCACCGGAACGGGCATGACGTGTTCGCCGAGAGACGTTGACTACTCGCCCACCTGATCACCCACCACCAGCAACGCCCCGAGCGCCGTAGCGGATCCGCCACGCTCCGGAATGATGATGCTGGCGTGATAGTACTGTCCCACCAGCTCAAAGGTGCGTCGAATGCTGGGCAGGTCCGTGAGGTGGCCAACAATGACCGTATCGGCGAGCTGCCGCGCGCGTGCGGCGTTGATGGCAATGACGGCGATAACCTGCCCCACCATGTTCACCAGTGCCGCCGCGGTGTCCTCACGCGACGCCTCCACAGCGTGACGTGCCACACGGCCGAAGTTCACCGCGGTGGTCTCCGGCGGCAGGCCGCCAATGGCCTGCCCGAGAATTTCCCCGATCGTCAGGTTGAGCGTGGTATCGCTGCCGTTGAGCGCCAACGCGTCAATCTCCCGGGGATCCACCGTTCCCACCAGGAGCCGAGCGAGGCCAACGAGGGTGCCACCGCCAACGCCGGTGCCGCTTACATGCTGTGATCCGCTGGGGCCTGCGGCCACCACCGCAGTGCCCGATCCGGCACTGGCCACCGCCGCCTGCTCCAGCCCGGCCAGGGCCAACCCACCACGTCCAATGGCCTGTACCTCCGGCACGTGAACAATGCGCCGGCCATCGAGGCTGGGCGACAGCTCCGTGCGATTGCCACCGGTAACCGCAATCCAGGCGAGATCCGCCGGGGAACAGCCACCATGCGCCAGCGCGGAGCGGATTCGCGCATCGCTGGGCTGTCCTTCGCTGGCCAATCGCCAATGACGGGTACCAGTCCCATCCTGAACAACGACGTCGGTGTTGCTGGCGCCAAAGTCAACGGCGGCGGCGGGGCGTGTGGTGGTCACCCGATGCTCACTGACCAGGCTGATAGGTGCGGACGGCGTGCTTCTCCACGTCGTCGCGATAGAAGAGCACGTCCTTGAAATTTCCGGTGGCGTACCGCTCGCCCTGATTGAAGAAGTACGGCGAATTGGGGTCGGCGTTCACCCCACCGGCCAGCACACTCTTCGCGCGCACCTTGGGGCCGAACTCCACCGCCGCCACAAAGCTGTTGCCGCGATTGCCGTAATACTTCTTGGTAGTGCGCTGGCCCGTCTGGCCGTAGGCGGCGAGCGAGCCCCAGTTGGCCGACGCAAAGGCCACCGGCAAGCTGGGCTTGCTGTCGTCGAAGGTGCCGTTGATTTCGCCGTTGAGACGCTGAAACCGATTCACGTCACCCCACGGCGTCTGCCACGAACCGAAATCGCGCGTGAGGCGATCGGAGGCGCGCGCCAAGGCACCGAGCAGGGACATCGGTGTGGCCGTGGTGGCGATGTAATCGAAGACCGGGATGCCGGCTGCCCGCGCGGCGAGCGCGCTGGCCTGCACGGCCTCGGTCCCGTAGGCGTCGGCGAGCGTCATGGCCACACTGGCCACGCCGAAGCGGTAGTCCCACGCGCGCAACGTGCGAATCTGCACCGCAAGTCTCGTGCGCAACGTGTCCTGCGCCGGCAATGCATCGTATGCGGCAATCAGCGGCGGAATGAGCTGCTCCATGGCCGGGAGATAGCTGTCGTAGGCGGCGCCAATCAGCCCGTCCAGCGTAAAGTCCTTCCGATTCTGCAAGACGCGCACGGCGTGCACACCGCGCGCATTGTCTTCGCGCTGCGCCGACATGTACACGGGCCAGTCGCCGATCTTCGGGCTATTGGAGCCGGCAGCGGTAAACGGCCAGTTGTTCGTATTCATGAGCCAGCCGTTGGCGGGACTCTTGAGCAGAATCATTTCGTCGAGCCCGTGCAGCCCCTGCCACTCCGTGCGCGGGTCGCTGCCGTCTACCGGTTTGGTGAAATCAATCCCGGCGTTGCGCTTCGGAATGAAGTTGCCATGGAAGTACGCAATCACGCCGTCGGCATCGGCATACACCGTGTTGTTCGACGAATTGGTGCGCAGCGCCATGACCTGCTTGAACGATTCGAAGTTCGTCGCCTTGGTACGGCCGTAACTCTGCTGAATGGCATCGAGCGGATTGTTCATCATCTTTACCGCCACCCACTGCGTTCCGTCCATTCGAATGACCGGGCCGTGGTGTGTGAAGTACGCCGTCACCACCTTCTCCGCCATTCCGCTGGCCGTCTTGTACGGCACGCGAATGACCTTCGACGTCACGGCACGCGTGCCGGTGCCGTACTTGTACGTCCACTGCTTGCCCTTCGGTGCGACGGTCTCAAGGTACTCGTCGATCACATCGCCACCACCGGAGGTGTGCATCCACCCCAACCGGCTGTTGAATCCCTGGTAGATGAAAAACTGCCCCCACGTCACCGCGCCGTAGGCGTTGAGTCCGTCTTCGCTCACCATGTGGATCTCGGGGCGGAAGTAGAAGGACGTGTGCGGATTGATCATGAGCAGCGCACGGCCGTTCACGGTGTTCTGCGGCGCGACGGCAAAGCCGTTGGACCCGCCGGGCTCCTGGCCGAACGGCGTCGGGGCCGCGTCGTCGTTGCGCGAAGGCGCCGGCGTGGCACTGCGCGGGCCATAGAACTGTTCGAGGCTCCGCAGATTCACGCTCTCGATGTCACCGCCGATGGAACCTTCGCTGAACGCGAGCGCCATCCACGGTTCGAATGTCGTGAGCACGCGCGGCTTCACCTGTGGATGCGTGCTGAGATAGTAGTTGAGTCCATCGGACCACCCCACCATCAACGCCTTGAGCCACGCCGGGCTGCTCACGTACAGTTTCTTGAGCTCCAGCGTATCGATGAAAAGCTTCATGCGCAGGTCGCGCCAGACCTCGCGCTCCCCTTCCACTTCGGCCAGTCGACCCAGCGCGTTGATGTAGTTCGTCTCCACGCGATTGAAGTCGTCTTCCGCCTGCGCGTAGATCATGCCGAACACGGCATCGGCATCGGACTTTCCGTACACATGGGCGACGCCCCACTGGTCGCGCATGATCGTCACGCGCTTGGCCTGCTCGGCCCACTTGGCCGGCTGGGCATGGAGGACGGTGCTCGCCAGCAGAACAGTTGCAGCGGCAACAGCGCGAAGCCGGAGGGTCATGGCTCGGTGGGTGAGTCGGTCGGCGGGAGAATCGGCGAAACCAGCGTATCGGACACGGGCGCGACCTCTGGGACAATGATCGGCGCGCGATACACCGAGATCGAGGTGTCTTCGAGGACGTGAATCTTGGCGCCCTTCGGGAGCACGTGCGTCTTGAGATGCTCGGCCACGAGCACGCGCGACCACGGGGCACGCTGCCACCGCTCGATGAGCCGATCAAGCATCCGTGATTCATACGGCGGATCAACGAACGCGATGTCGTAGCGGTCGGGAGTCAGCATGTCGGCAAAGGGCAGCGCGTCTTTCTTGTAGACGCGGCACTTCGTCGATACACGAAGCGCGGCAATGTTGGCCTTGAGCGCGTGCAGACTGGAGGGACGGAACTCCACGAAGTCCACGTACTTGGCGCCGCGCGAAACGGCTTCGAGCCCCAGCGCCCCTGTCCCGGCAAAGAGATCGGCCACACGGGCCCCCTCGAGATCTGCCGCCAGCAACTTCATCATCTGTACTCGCACCGCCTCGGCGGTGGGACGCACTCGAAAATCCTTGGGTGACGTGAGGTTCCGGCCACCAAACTTCCCACCGACAATTCGCACCGCTTACTCCGGCTGGTTGCGCATGTGATCCGCCAGCTGTTGCAGCTTCTGGCGGAGAAAGGTTTTGAGCTCGTCGGGCGCGTCGTGCCCGGCCAGCGCATGATCCATGCACCACAACCATTCGTCGCGCTCCTGCGCGCCGATGGCAAACGGAAAGTGGCGCATGCGCAGCCGCGGGTGCCCGTATTTCTCCACGTAATGCTGGGGGCCACCGGTCCACCCGCACAAAAAGAGAAACAGCTTCTCGCGCGACACCTTGAGGTTCGCCGCATGCAGGGCGCGAATGGTCGCGGCCTCAGGAGCGGTATCCATGAGGTCGTAGAAGCGGTCCACCAGCGCGCGAATGCCGGACTCACCGCCAAGCTGTTCGAAGTGCGTGTTCACTCGGGAAGGCTAGCGAACCCGAGGAGCCAAGGGCAAGCGGTATGGCCGAGCTCGCTTCGGGAGAGAGCTCAGAGACGAGAGGCCTGAGGCCGAGGTGGGAGCGTTGCGAGTTGAGCGGTGCGATGGATATCGACGGTGAGAGGGTCGAGATCACCACGACAATGAGAGGTGCGGGTGCTGGCGTCCGCATGGGAAGTGCCCCCCACGGACGCCGCTGGAACAGCGGTCGTCCCCGCTGTTACCCCAAGCGCGTGGGGGGCACATACGTGCAGAGGCAACTACTCGCACCTCTCATCGTCGTGGTGATCTCGACCCTCTCACCGTCGATATCCATCGCACGTCTGAACTCGCAACGCTCCGACCTCTAAGTCCGGCCTCGGCGGTCTCAGATCTCAGATCTCAGATCTCGTCGCTCAATAGCGCGGGAAGGTGGGCCTGACGCCTCCGCCGTTGGCGATGACGCCGCCAATGGCTCCGCCCAGCACGCCGCCGCGGGCGCCGCCCATGACTTCGCCCACCGTGATGACGCCACCGCGCCGCCCATTGCGGCCAGCCCGACGGCGATCATGCTCCTCGCAGTTGTCAACGCCGGCACTGCCACCGCGGATGATCACGCCAATCAGCGTGCCCCAGCCCCCGCCGCGTCGTCCGGTGCCAGCGCCCGCTTCGCCCTGTCCTTCGCCATCGCCGTGTCCCGCGGATGGCCCACGGGCGGTGCTGATCCCCACCTCGGGGTCGGGCGATGGGGCGTGAATCGCCGGCTCCGGAATGGGCGCCGGGGTGGGCTCCAACACGTCCGACACCGCAACGGCAGGAGCGGCCGCCTCCTCGAGCTGCGGCGTAGCAGCAACCTCCTGCACCTCCGCCTGCGGGGTAGGCCGAGGCATACGGCGGGGCGTAGGCACCGCGTCGCGGCGTCCACGGTTGGTACCGCTGGGCGCATTGGTGGGGCCGCCCTCCAGCGCCGAGACCACCGCCGTCTGCGGTGGACGCGCCTGGACCGCCAGCTGCAGATCGCGCTCCAGATCGGCCGTCATGACACCCTGATCGCGCTCGCCGCCACAGGCCAGCATTCCCAGCGCGGTCACGACGCCAACGGCAACGACTGCGGTTCGCCTGCTCCTGTTGTTCTGACGCACTGGTCCTCCGCTCCCTGCGGTGCACCCCTCCGGCCCTCGCCGGAGTGCCACCGACACCCCGTGGCAGGGCAATTGCCGGGCCAACTTCGTACGTTGCATCACCAAGAGGGGGAACGCTGGCACTAATGGCGACCGCTGTCCCCTTCCGGGGACGACACTCCCGTGAATGTGTCCACCACGTGAGATCACTGCCGGGGCTTTCCTTCATGCGTTTCCATACACCGACGCGGCGCAGTGGCGCCTGGCTCGTCCTCGCGCTGGGCACCTCCGCCTGTCAGAATGCGGAGCAAATTGCTCCCGCCGAACGCCGGGCGATCGCGGACTCGCTGAGCGCCCTGGTGGTCCAGGCCTACGATTTCTCCCGCCCCGACGCGCCGGAGCGACTGCTCGCCCTGTATCCCGACACAGGACGGGTCATTTCGGCGGTCGCGGGACATGTGACCACCACCCGGGATACCCTGGCCAGCGAAATCCGCGGCTTCTGGCAACGCGTGGGGCAGAACATGCGGACCCCCACTTTCGTGCTTGGCTCCACCTACGTGGACCTCATCACACGGAACGCCGCCGTGGTGACGCTGACGTACAGCATTCCGCATCGCACCCCTCGTGACACCCCGCATGTGGTCAGCGGCGCCTGGACGATGCTCTGGCGACGCCAGGGCGGGCAGTGGCGGATTGTGCAGGAGCATCTGTCCGACACCCCCGAAAGCTCGGCGCCCGG contains the following coding sequences:
- a CDS encoding M28 family metallopeptidase → MTFSFRFGQSGAALPSALLALATLSGPLAPPAAAQNRPPGAKSVPSRPAPRTVWQDEGPRTWAPRPTSDAITANDLRTRLYGFADDSMMGRRIGEPGNYKGTEYIAREFKRLGLKPAGDSGSFFQTLPFGPIGFDSSAATLSVGGRALASRKDWVPTVPSVLNGVGGTVELNGVPAVYAGQWGDSTVMLDPNAFRGKVLVFSAAPSAGRVAASTGAPVSFVSCTDVPDKFGANAAIAEEARQRANPTAPPARRPVLTSQRDPRVAATGAAAVLVIGLDDMSSQQVNASFAQPMGMRPAQPLNANAPGAATISRAAAEQIFGKAAAALRVGDTGAPISASFRHQWRMSSSPARNVVAMLPGSDPTLASEYVLVGAHNDHVGVNPVVVDHDSVRAYNMVVRRQGSNDPVCTPTAEQQRKIDSLIAVARKVRAPRRDSIMNGADDDGSGTVVMLEIAERFAKQKPARSILFISHQGEEGGLLGSRWFTDHPTVPLTQIVAAHNMDMVGKGRDWQVKYGGPNSVQMLGARRLSREFGDIIDSVNANSAEPMAIDKSWDVPANPLNRFCRSDQVNYVRKDIPVVYMSLGYAVDYHQQTDEPQYIDYDHAARLGRFVHSVMTAVANRPTKPAIAGPDPTMPTCNR
- a CDS encoding ATP-binding protein is translated as MTTPPFTPPPVARHGVGTRLRRVAMAVALVFLAIAVARARERMLAEQKRLGERAQDNAATAARSLDAVALQAHILLESVTSLVDPSAAPERNDDVLQSVFRRVPTRFSNLYLVDTLGSNIGAGLLPAGGRGAINLWKRQYFQSALRSGAFTVGMPVKSMTIAGAPWVLPFILPMKDARSGRTIALAGASVVLDSLDAVRATRRLPTGSVLTVLDSTGDVVIRTLDADQWIGRQFPNYPARSGRVEPLGSDTIVPSDIDRIDRLFGTERMRVANWQVYVGIPVTEVFGPSRRQFTQDLLLGLIIAVGIVGIGYWLTERFVAPIASLTLDARAISDGDMTRRSLIATSDEVGTLAGAFNQMADAIVERNAQLADSQEQLRQVQKLEALGAFAGGIAHDFNNYLSSIMGHGELALEQLEANDPARLEVASVLTSAQRAADLTKQILIFSRRQVVTPAHLDVNATLRTMQRLLVRLLGESITLRSELAASLGSVYMDQGQLEQVLVNLAVNARDAMHHGGRLTIRTSRRVLPNGPFVCIEVEDSGSGIAAELQPRIFEPFFTTKDRAHGTGLGLSIAYSIVGNAGGTIAVDPACTTGARFIILLPEGEPVVAPALTGALDVPQGNAERILLVDDDPGVSLVAERLLRRGGYLVESASDASRALQQLEQASFDLLITDVVMPGMTGPQLAREAVSRHGAMRVLFISGYPDDDLLAYEIATSQAEFLPKPFSRDSLLRKVREMLDVRDG
- a CDS encoding phosphoribosylanthranilate isomerase, with product MPVPVVKICCIMSEAEAALAIMHGASALGLVSHMPSGPGVIDEALIGRIVRAVPAGIETFLLTSLQTPAEIAAQHARCSTTTLQLVDHVSVEVHHHLRRLLPGVRLVQVVHVVDDDSVGYAQECAPAVDALLLDSGNPALAVKELGGTGRTHDWQLSRRIRDTVAAPVYLAGGLTALNVRHAIDTVHPYGLDLCSGVRTNGQLDAGKLTTFMQAVTA
- a CDS encoding nuclear transport factor 2 family protein; amino-acid sequence: MIAKYTFTSLIGIDMSLFSQSPRRLARVAPVLLASALLTALPAVTVRAQAASGAAEESAAIMSVVTTLFDGMRKGDSSMVRSVFDPRVRMITVTMRNGARRTTVEMGADNFAKAVGTPHADVWDERIRNERVSVDGDLASVWVDYAFFAGPKFSHCGIDHFLLVRNDSGAWQILELSDTRRTTGCEQWTR